Proteins co-encoded in one Halorussus vallis genomic window:
- a CDS encoding DNA-directed RNA polymerase subunit B'': MNREDRRAISREYFSKERLAEHHYRSFNSFLLRGMQEVVSEKGTIDTDIGDKEDEEPVHVELGDIRVVTPRVREADGSEELLYPQEARLRNITYAAPVFMEMSIVKGEGEDERVVDSTETKVGRMPIMVGSEKCNIAGFSDEELIDIGEDPADPGGYFIVNGSERVLMTSEDLAPNKILAEYDTKYGDEIQVAKTFSQRRGYRALVLVERTRDGLLEVSFPSVSGSVNFVTLVRALGLESDEEIVHRVSDDPEIVKFMLENLEAADVQTEEEAIESLGKRVASGQGKNYQLKRANYVIDRYLLPHLHEEGVEEEDVRINKAYYLCRMAEACFELALQRREPDDKDHYANKRLKVSGDLMKDLFRTALNKLARDVKYQLERANMRNRQLSVNTVVRSDVLTERLEHPIATGNWVGGRSGVSQLVDRTDFMGVLSHLRRLRSPLSRSQPHFEARDLHATQWGRICPSETPEGPNCGLVKNFAQAMELSQNIEDEQGLKKELASMGVEGIPGIEGVNTTASADD; this comes from the coding sequence ATGAACCGGGAAGACCGACGCGCGATTTCACGAGAGTACTTCTCGAAGGAACGGCTCGCAGAACACCACTACCGCTCGTTCAACAGCTTCCTCCTGCGCGGGATGCAGGAGGTCGTGAGCGAGAAGGGGACCATCGACACCGACATCGGCGACAAGGAAGACGAGGAACCCGTCCACGTCGAACTCGGCGACATTCGCGTCGTGACCCCACGCGTGCGGGAGGCCGACGGGAGCGAGGAACTGCTCTACCCCCAGGAGGCCCGCCTGCGCAACATCACCTACGCCGCGCCGGTGTTCATGGAGATGAGCATCGTCAAGGGCGAGGGCGAGGACGAGCGCGTGGTGGACTCCACGGAGACCAAGGTAGGCCGGATGCCCATCATGGTCGGCTCCGAGAAGTGTAACATCGCGGGCTTCTCGGACGAGGAGCTCATCGACATCGGCGAGGACCCCGCCGACCCCGGCGGCTACTTCATCGTCAACGGCTCCGAGCGGGTGCTGATGACGAGCGAGGACCTCGCGCCAAACAAGATCCTCGCGGAGTACGACACCAAGTACGGCGACGAGATTCAGGTCGCCAAGACGTTCAGCCAGCGCCGGGGGTACCGGGCGCTCGTGCTGGTCGAGCGGACCCGCGACGGTCTGCTCGAAGTGTCGTTCCCCTCCGTCTCGGGCAGCGTCAACTTCGTCACGCTCGTCCGGGCGCTCGGCCTAGAGTCCGACGAGGAGATCGTCCACCGCGTCTCCGACGACCCCGAGATCGTGAAGTTCATGCTCGAGAACCTGGAGGCCGCCGACGTCCAGACCGAGGAGGAGGCCATCGAATCGCTCGGCAAGCGGGTCGCCTCCGGCCAGGGCAAGAACTACCAGCTCAAGCGCGCCAACTACGTCATCGACCGCTACCTCCTACCCCACCTCCACGAGGAGGGCGTCGAGGAGGAGGACGTGCGCATCAACAAGGCGTACTACCTCTGCCGGATGGCCGAGGCCTGCTTCGAACTCGCGCTCCAGCGGCGCGAACCCGACGACAAGGACCACTACGCCAACAAGCGCCTGAAGGTCAGCGGCGACCTGATGAAGGACCTGTTCCGGACCGCGCTGAACAAACTGGCCCGGGACGTGAAGTACCAGCTCGAACGCGCCAACATGCGCAACCGACAGCTCTCGGTCAACACCGTGGTGCGCTCGGACGTGCTGACTGAACGGCTCGAACACCCCATCGCGACGGGTAACTGGGTCGGCGGCCGCTCGGGAGTCTCCCAGCTGGTCGACCGGACCGACTTCATGGGCGTGCTGTCGCACCTGCGCCGCCTGCGGAGTCCCCTCTCGCGGAGCCAGCCTCACTTCGAGGCCCGGGACCTCCACGCGACCCAGTGGGGTCGCATCTGTCCCTCCGAAACCCCGGAGGGGCCGAACTGTGGGCTGGTGAAGAACTTCGCGCAGGCGATGGAGCTCTCACAGAACATCGAGGACGAACAGGGGCTGAAGAAGGAACTGGCGTCGATGGGTGTCGAGGGCATCCCCGGCATCGAAGGCGTCAACACCACAGCGAGTGCGGACGACTAG
- the crcB gene encoding fluoride efflux transporter CrcB, translating to MKPALLVAAGGFAGAVCRHAVALALPGGFPWGTLAANVAGSFALGVVIYETRLVGHLGREARLVVATGFLSSFTTYSTFAVQTASLSPTLAAANVGANYALGFAAVLAGRSVVRSLAGRSAETEGPE from the coding sequence CTGAAGCCCGCGCTGCTCGTCGCGGCCGGCGGGTTCGCCGGCGCCGTCTGCCGTCATGCCGTCGCGCTCGCGCTCCCCGGCGGATTCCCGTGGGGGACCCTCGCGGCGAACGTCGCAGGGAGCTTCGCGCTCGGGGTGGTCATCTACGAAACCCGCCTCGTCGGCCACCTCGGCCGGGAAGCCCGCCTCGTCGTCGCCACGGGTTTCCTCTCGTCGTTCACGACCTACAGCACCTTCGCGGTCCAGACCGCGTCGCTGTCGCCCACGCTGGCGGCGGCGAACGTCGGCGCGAACTACGCGCTCGGCTTCGCGGCGGTGCTCGCGGGCCGGTCGGTCGTCCGCTCGCTCGCGGGTCGCTCCGCTGAGACGGAGGGGCCGGAGTGA
- a CDS encoding DUF7382 domain-containing protein, translating into MRSSRSLRRRFRSDSRGIEGLPIRLVIALVVGVASLSVMMNMLSGLNGLTVTELDARPAPDVISPDEKTLEIEVVDPDGNPVSDATVVVRGETASIDGVRTAETGDDGVAEVTLDPTLGANQREGTLEIGIKPPAGSQYADERENTAILVVEE; encoded by the coding sequence ATGCGTTCGTCACGTTCGCTCCGGCGGCGGTTTCGGTCGGACAGTCGCGGCATCGAAGGCCTTCCGATTCGCCTGGTCATCGCCCTCGTCGTGGGAGTCGCCAGCCTCTCGGTGATGATGAACATGCTGTCGGGACTCAACGGTCTGACCGTCACCGAACTCGACGCGCGCCCGGCCCCGGACGTCATCTCCCCCGACGAGAAGACCCTCGAAATCGAGGTCGTCGACCCCGACGGCAACCCCGTCTCCGACGCGACGGTGGTTGTGCGCGGAGAGACGGCCAGCATCGACGGCGTGCGGACGGCCGAGACGGGAGACGACGGCGTCGCGGAGGTGACCCTGGACCCGACGCTCGGCGCGAACCAGCGGGAGGGAACGCTCGAAATCGGCATCAAGCCGCCCGCGGGAAGTCAGTACGCCGACGAGCGGGAGAACACCGCGATATTGGTCGTAGAAGAGTGA
- a CDS encoding ATP-binding protein, with product MTEVLGRKRADDGDATAERDEATGHLGAYRARDGSPGATVRVDMNRPHAGLVVGKRGYGKSYTLGVLAEELARTGGVAPVVADPMGVFGSLADLGEGDVSIVTRPRVSADALAPRAWCDLLGLAPDSAAGTLVWRAAAERDSLAGMTEYVADAEAVRPARRAASNHLALAASWGVFDAGGLAAGDLLDSAATVLDLSALPSEAANAVVRAVASGLYDRCAGRGSRSEREDLDRLPWLLVDEAHAFFDGVAGPALRTLLTRGRQPGASFVAATQRPGALPPVAVSQADLLVAHRLTSRADLDALAAARPTYVSSPLAERLPERPGDAVVVDDATESVHAVRIRERETPHGGESPRASRVARDAGGARGARDPRGAECEPE from the coding sequence GTGACTGAAGTCCTCGGACGGAAGCGCGCGGACGACGGCGACGCGACCGCGGAACGAGACGAGGCTACGGGCCACCTCGGGGCGTACCGCGCCCGCGACGGGAGCCCCGGCGCGACCGTGCGCGTCGACATGAACCGGCCGCACGCCGGTCTAGTCGTCGGCAAACGCGGCTACGGTAAGTCCTACACGCTCGGCGTTCTCGCGGAGGAACTCGCCCGAACTGGCGGGGTCGCGCCGGTCGTCGCCGACCCGATGGGCGTCTTCGGGTCGCTGGCCGACCTCGGTGAGGGAGACGTTTCCATCGTCACGCGCCCGCGTGTGAGTGCAGATGCACTCGCACCCCGAGCGTGGTGTGACCTGCTTGGCCTCGCCCCCGACTCGGCCGCGGGGACGCTCGTGTGGCGCGCCGCGGCCGAGCGTGACTCCCTCGCCGGCATGACCGAGTACGTCGCCGACGCCGAGGCGGTCCGTCCGGCACGCCGGGCGGCGTCCAACCACCTCGCGCTCGCGGCGTCATGGGGCGTCTTCGACGCCGGCGGCCTCGCGGCGGGCGACCTCCTCGACTCGGCCGCGACCGTCCTCGACCTGTCCGCGCTCCCGTCCGAAGCCGCCAACGCCGTCGTCCGAGCCGTCGCGAGCGGGCTGTACGACCGGTGTGCGGGACGCGGTTCGCGTTCCGAGCGCGAGGACCTCGACCGACTGCCGTGGCTGCTCGTCGACGAGGCCCACGCCTTCTTCGACGGGGTGGCCGGTCCCGCTCTCCGGACGCTCCTGACCCGCGGCCGCCAACCGGGCGCGAGTTTCGTCGCCGCCACCCAACGTCCCGGCGCGCTTCCCCCGGTCGCCGTCTCGCAGGCCGACCTGCTCGTCGCCCATCGGCTCACCTCGCGGGCCGACCTGGACGCGCTCGCGGCGGCGCGACCCACCTACGTCTCCTCGCCGCTGGCCGAACGGCTCCCCGAGCGACCCGGCGACGCGGTGGTGGTCGACGACGCGACCGAGAGCGTCCATGCCGTCCGAATCAGGGAACGGGAGACGCCCCACGGCGGCGAGAGCCCGCGCGCCTCCCGCGTCGCACGCGACGCGGGAGGCGCGCGAGGCGCACGTGACCCGCGAGGTGCGGAATGCGAACCGGAGTAG
- a CDS encoding group I intron-associated PD-(D/E)XK endonuclease, which produces MTNSKHTGDETEAKAIYELLSAGYSVSVPFGDNDRYDLVVDDDGHLLRIQCKTAWKNKANTMRFNTHSQTTREGEYHESTYLGEVDAFFVRYPGNGKMYWIGIDDATEQKMELRFDAEIPHPSINWATEYEFTGEIPY; this is translated from the coding sequence ATGACGAACTCGAAGCACACTGGAGACGAAACGGAGGCGAAGGCGATTTACGAACTCCTTTCGGCAGGATACAGTGTCTCAGTTCCATTCGGGGACAACGACAGGTACGACCTTGTCGTTGACGACGACGGTCACTTACTCCGAATTCAGTGTAAGACCGCGTGGAAGAACAAGGCGAATACGATGCGGTTCAACACACACTCACAGACGACCAGAGAAGGGGAGTATCACGAGAGTACGTACCTCGGGGAAGTCGACGCCTTCTTCGTCCGATATCCGGGAAACGGGAAGATGTACTGGATCGGCATCGACGACGCGACCGAACAGAAGATGGAACTCCGCTTCGACGCCGAAATACCCCACCCTTCCATCAACTGGGCGACGGAGTACGAGTTCACCGGGGAGATCCCGTATTAG
- a CDS encoding protein-L-isoaspartate O-methyltransferase family protein, producing the protein MDPVVLRDDMVDSLEHDSKRVVRSDAVSAAMRAVPRQEFVGDGDERQAYADRSYEHRGTRVLSPSNVARLLEALEVESENSVLVVGAGVGYTAAVLAEIVGERNVHAVDITRHVVYDARENLASAGYDGVFVDCRDGADGLPEYAPFDRILVEAAAIEPPRALLEQLASDGRLVIPLGVSNQTLTVVDGDDAAATLAGERNHAQPLGTVAFEPLLVEGEQAGAIERNRTVREDRERAQRAAERRTGWEQEWIDWDGYR; encoded by the coding sequence ATGGACCCCGTGGTATTGCGCGACGACATGGTCGACAGCCTGGAGCACGACTCGAAGCGGGTCGTGCGCAGCGACGCCGTCAGCGCGGCGATGCGAGCGGTTCCCCGACAGGAGTTCGTCGGCGACGGCGACGAGCGGCAGGCGTACGCCGACCGGTCGTACGAACACCGGGGGACGCGCGTCCTCTCGCCGAGCAACGTCGCCCGCCTGCTCGAAGCCCTGGAAGTCGAGTCCGAGAACTCGGTGCTGGTCGTCGGCGCGGGCGTCGGCTACACCGCCGCCGTGCTCGCCGAAATCGTCGGGGAGCGGAACGTCCACGCGGTCGACATCACCCGCCACGTGGTGTACGACGCCCGCGAGAACCTCGCCTCGGCGGGCTACGACGGCGTGTTCGTCGACTGCCGCGACGGCGCAGACGGTCTGCCGGAGTACGCGCCGTTCGACCGCATCCTCGTCGAGGCCGCAGCGATCGAACCGCCGCGGGCGCTACTCGAACAGCTCGCGTCCGACGGTCGACTCGTCATCCCGCTGGGCGTCAGCAATCAAACGCTGACGGTCGTCGACGGCGACGACGCGGCCGCCACGCTGGCGGGCGAGCGCAATCACGCCCAGCCGCTGGGCACCGTCGCGTTCGAACCGCTCCTCGTGGAGGGCGAGCAGGCCGGCGCCATCGAGCGAAACCGGACGGTGCGCGAGGACCGCGAGCGCGCCCAGCGCGCCGCCGAACGCCGCACCGGCTGGGAGCAGGAGTGGATCGACTGGGACGGCTACCGCTGA
- a CDS encoding DNA-directed RNA polymerase subunit H, translating to MVDVSQHNMVPDHSIVDDEELDGVLEEYDIKPTDLPKIKRTDPALPDDAEIGDVIKIVRDSRTTDTATVYRLVVE from the coding sequence ATGGTAGACGTAAGCCAACACAACATGGTTCCGGACCACAGCATCGTCGACGACGAGGAGTTAGACGGTGTTTTGGAGGAGTACGACATCAAACCGACCGACCTACCCAAGATAAAGCGCACCGACCCGGCGTTGCCCGACGACGCCGAGATCGGCGACGTCATCAAGATCGTGCGAGACTCGCGAACGACCGACACCGCGACCGTATACCGACTCGTCGTAGAATAA
- a CDS encoding fluoride efflux transporter FluC: MNAFVLVGVGGVLGALSRYAVGLWLPGERWDTLVVNVLGSVALGVLTVGFADGAALLALFGTGFCGAFTTFSSFAVETVLLFEDGERRLAAGNAVVNLVGALVGVTVGGWAAALLG, encoded by the coding sequence GTGAACGCGTTCGTTCTGGTTGGCGTCGGCGGCGTTCTCGGTGCGCTGTCGCGGTACGCGGTCGGTCTGTGGCTCCCCGGCGAACGCTGGGACACGCTGGTCGTGAACGTCCTCGGGAGCGTCGCACTGGGCGTGCTGACGGTCGGATTCGCCGACGGCGCGGCCCTGCTGGCGCTGTTCGGCACCGGCTTTTGCGGGGCGTTCACCACGTTCTCTAGCTTCGCGGTCGAGACGGTGCTGTTGTTCGAAGACGGCGAGCGGCGACTCGCCGCCGGAAACGCGGTTGTGAACCTGGTCGGCGCGCTGGTCGGCGTCACCGTCGGCGGTTGGGCGGCGGCGCTGTTGGGGTGA